One window from the genome of Oceanisphaera sp. IT1-181 encodes:
- a CDS encoding ArsC family reductase: MTIKLYGIKNCDTIKKARKWLAEREISYQFIDHRIDGLDPAQLKAWLAQLGWEAVLNKRGTTYRALTEQQKTDLNSETAFELLLAQPAMIKRPLLQVNDQLYLGFNDTLYSELFSQ, translated from the coding sequence TTGACCATCAAGCTCTATGGTATTAAAAATTGTGACACCATCAAAAAAGCCCGTAAATGGTTAGCTGAACGCGAGATTTCCTACCAATTTATTGATCACCGCATTGATGGTTTAGACCCAGCACAGCTTAAAGCGTGGCTCGCCCAATTGGGCTGGGAAGCAGTACTCAATAAAAGAGGCACCACTTATCGCGCCTTAACCGAACAGCAAAAAACGGACTTAAATTCCGAGACCGCCTTCGAGTTGCTGCTCGCTCAGCCGGCCATGATCAAGCGCCCGCTGTTGCAGGTAAACGACCAGCTTTATCTGGGGTTTAATGACACCTTATACAGTGAGCTGTTTTCGCAGTAA
- a CDS encoding M15 family metallopeptidase: protein MEANSLLGLNDDHVVALNEPGHRLHPDAKVAFMAMQAAAARAGFNLQPASSYRNFNRQLAIWNAKYEGLRPVLDASSQPLDTLSLTPSQRIDAILHWSALPGTSRHHWGSDVDVYDPTLLPASTKLALEPWEYEADGYFYPLSLWLNANMARFGFYLPFANANGGVAIEPWHLSYRPVAEMCAGQLTPALVAEALSGQQINGKAHILKQLDEIFTRFISHATIDHPIIPYTNIAATKE, encoded by the coding sequence ATGGAAGCCAATAGCCTGCTGGGCTTAAACGACGACCATGTGGTGGCGTTAAACGAACCCGGCCATAGGTTGCACCCTGACGCCAAAGTCGCCTTTATGGCCATGCAAGCGGCAGCGGCACGGGCGGGCTTTAATTTGCAGCCCGCTTCTAGCTATCGCAACTTTAATAGGCAACTCGCCATTTGGAATGCGAAATATGAAGGCCTTCGCCCAGTATTAGACGCCAGCAGCCAGCCGCTCGACACTTTAAGCTTAACGCCCAGCCAACGTATTGACGCCATCTTGCATTGGAGCGCCCTGCCCGGCACCAGCCGCCACCATTGGGGCAGTGATGTGGATGTGTACGATCCTACTTTATTGCCCGCCAGTACCAAGCTGGCACTTGAACCTTGGGAATATGAAGCGGACGGTTATTTTTATCCGCTCAGCCTGTGGTTAAACGCGAATATGGCGCGCTTTGGCTTTTATCTGCCTTTTGCCAACGCCAACGGCGGCGTGGCCATCGAGCCTTGGCATTTGAGTTATCGCCCCGTGGCCGAGATGTGTGCCGGCCAGCTAACACCTGCGCTCGTTGCTGAGGCGCTCAGTGGTCAGCAAATTAACGGAAAAGCGCATATCCTTAAGCAACTGGACGAGATTTTTACGCGTTTTATTAGCCACGCTACTATTGATCATCCTATTATTCCCTACACTAATATTGCCGCTACCAAGGAGTAA
- the ald gene encoding alanine dehydrogenase: MFIGVPREIKNHEYRVGLTPGGVKELVLDGHQVLVECGAGAGIGLADAEYATAGAELVADARDIYARCDLIIKVKEPQPHECQQLRAGQVLFTYLHLAPDLAQTQSLLASGCTAIAYETVTDHKGGLPLLAPMSEVAGRMAIQAGAHCLEKAQGGRGVLLGGVPGVSPARVLVLGGGVVGVNAARMAMGLGADVTLVDSSLTRLKELDALYGPNLKTLYSTVDNIERELSRSELVIGAVLIPGAAAPKLVTKQMLALMPKGAVMVDVAIDQGGCFETSRVTTHQDPTYEVDGVVHYCVANMPGAVAYTSTFALTNATLPYVKALANLGWQAALRQDAHLAQGLNVHEGLVICPAVAEAHGLSHTPLQQVLAAV; the protein is encoded by the coding sequence ATGTTCATCGGGGTTCCAAGAGAAATTAAAAATCATGAATATCGGGTAGGGCTAACACCCGGTGGCGTAAAAGAGTTGGTGCTCGATGGCCATCAGGTCTTGGTGGAGTGCGGTGCCGGTGCTGGCATTGGCTTGGCGGATGCAGAGTATGCCACTGCCGGGGCCGAGCTGGTGGCGGATGCCCGTGATATTTACGCCAGATGCGATTTGATCATCAAGGTTAAAGAGCCCCAGCCTCACGAATGCCAACAACTGAGAGCCGGACAGGTATTGTTTACTTACCTACACTTGGCGCCTGATTTAGCGCAAACCCAGAGCTTACTGGCCTCAGGTTGCACGGCCATTGCCTATGAAACTGTCACCGACCATAAGGGCGGTTTGCCTTTATTGGCGCCGATGAGCGAAGTGGCGGGGCGCATGGCCATTCAAGCAGGTGCGCATTGTCTGGAAAAAGCCCAAGGCGGGCGCGGTGTCTTGCTCGGTGGCGTACCCGGTGTATCACCGGCACGGGTATTAGTGTTGGGCGGTGGTGTAGTGGGCGTGAACGCGGCGCGCATGGCCATGGGTTTAGGTGCAGATGTGACCTTAGTGGACTCTTCGCTTACGCGTTTAAAAGAGCTGGATGCCCTCTATGGGCCCAATCTTAAAACCTTGTATTCGACCGTGGATAACATAGAACGTGAGTTATCACGCAGCGAGCTGGTGATTGGCGCTGTGTTGATCCCCGGTGCTGCCGCGCCAAAGTTAGTGACCAAGCAGATGCTGGCATTAATGCCTAAAGGCGCGGTCATGGTGGATGTGGCGATCGATCAAGGTGGCTGTTTTGAAACCAGCCGCGTGACCACTCATCAAGACCCCACCTATGAAGTGGACGGCGTGGTGCATTATTGTGTGGCTAATATGCCAGGCGCCGTGGCTTATACGTCTACGTTTGCGCTGACCAATGCCACCCTGCCTTACGTTAAGGCTTTGGCTAACTTGGGTTGGCAAGCAGCGTTACGTCAAGATGCGCATTTGGCTCAAGGGCTGAATGTGCATGAAGGCCTAGTTATTTGCCCTGCGGTTGCCGAAGCGCATGGTTTAAGCCATACGCCATTGCAGCAGGTGTTGGCGGCGGTATAA
- a CDS encoding DUF1289 domain-containing protein, whose translation MEQLEFFDVPSPCISVCQVNNRGYCKGCFRSRDERFNWLKFSAGQKREVIRLCQDRKRRVLAAARKKQLELAFDDEQTPPQDSLPL comes from the coding sequence ATGGAACAACTGGAGTTCTTTGACGTCCCTAGCCCCTGTATTAGTGTGTGTCAGGTGAATAATAGAGGCTATTGCAAAGGCTGCTTTCGCAGCCGAGATGAGCGCTTTAATTGGCTAAAATTTAGTGCGGGCCAAAAGCGTGAAGTGATCCGCTTATGCCAAGACCGCAAACGACGCGTGCTGGCGGCGGCCCGTAAAAAACAGCTTGAGCTGGCGTTTGACGACGAACAAACTCCACCACAAGATTCACTGCCGCTTTAA
- a CDS encoding alpha/beta hydrolase: MTVRYKNWQFTHHGRQLAVMEWGPADGVPVVALHGWLDNAASFSLLAENLPELRIIALDFAGHGFSDHLSGGQSYCSWDHVADVYALLDELKLKQVALLGHSLGAGVATLLAGAFPERISQLFLIDGLVPLTYPVEELPQLMAKAVRRGARLSSRRLKPYASFEQAVAARVNSRWPVSESAAIALLERGLQQTDQGWVWRSDMALTQPSLLRMCESQLQAFVQQLSMPVLLVMAERGEELVLIQPMLEQVPDLTLHTLKGSHHLHLEAEPAKFISELMRERLGLENQC; encoded by the coding sequence GTGACTGTTCGTTATAAAAATTGGCAGTTTACCCATCATGGCCGCCAGTTAGCGGTGATGGAGTGGGGGCCAGCGGATGGCGTGCCAGTAGTGGCATTACACGGTTGGCTGGATAATGCGGCCAGCTTTAGCTTGCTTGCTGAGAATTTACCTGAACTGCGCATCATAGCGTTAGACTTTGCGGGGCACGGGTTTTCCGATCACTTGAGCGGCGGCCAGAGTTATTGCAGCTGGGATCATGTGGCAGATGTGTATGCGCTGCTCGATGAGCTAAAGCTTAAACAAGTGGCCTTGCTCGGTCATTCATTGGGTGCCGGCGTGGCGACCCTGTTAGCCGGTGCCTTTCCTGAGCGCATTAGTCAGCTGTTTTTAATTGATGGTTTAGTGCCCTTAACCTATCCCGTTGAAGAATTGCCGCAATTAATGGCCAAAGCCGTGCGTCGCGGTGCGCGCTTAAGTTCGCGCCGTCTTAAGCCTTATGCCAGCTTTGAGCAAGCGGTGGCGGCACGGGTGAACAGCCGTTGGCCGGTGAGTGAAAGTGCCGCCATCGCATTATTGGAGCGCGGTTTACAACAAACGGATCAGGGCTGGGTGTGGCGTTCTGATATGGCGCTAACGCAGCCGTCGTTACTGCGTATGTGTGAGTCGCAATTACAGGCCTTTGTGCAGCAACTGAGCATGCCGGTATTGTTGGTGATGGCCGAGCGCGGCGAAGAGCTGGTGCTCATTCAACCCATGTTAGAGCAGGTGCCTGATTTAACCTTGCACACGTTAAAGGGCAGTCATCATCTGCATTTAGAAGCCGAGCCCGCCAAGTTTATTAGTGAGTTAATGCGCGAGCGGCTAGGGTTGGAAAACCAATGTTGA
- a CDS encoding MetQ/NlpA family ABC transporter substrate-binding protein: MSSSLFRGSLLAFALAAFSGSVLAIDTDKKEIVIGTTVGDFADMVTESVKPYLEQQGYKVKLVEFTDYVMPNIALSEGSIDVNCFQHQPYLESFIKDRQLELSPITQVPTGPMGVYAGKLHMLDKVKTGSTVAIPNDPSNQARALLMLADLGWITLKADIDPLKASEFDIAENNKGIKLLMLEAAQLPRARADVDFAVINGNYAASSGIAFTDGLFLERSYDFINWVVVRSADQDAPFVQDVIDAYNSTAFKDYAVKRFEGYKYPESWKP, translated from the coding sequence ATGTCTTCATCTCTATTTCGTGGTTCGCTATTGGCGTTCGCCTTGGCGGCATTTTCTGGATCTGTGCTGGCGATTGATACGGATAAAAAAGAAATTGTGATTGGCACTACAGTGGGCGATTTTGCCGATATGGTCACCGAGTCGGTAAAGCCTTATTTAGAGCAGCAAGGTTATAAAGTGAAGCTGGTGGAATTTACCGATTATGTGATGCCCAATATTGCCTTGTCCGAAGGCTCCATTGATGTGAACTGCTTTCAGCACCAACCTTACCTTGAGAGCTTTATTAAAGACCGCCAGCTGGAATTAAGTCCTATTACTCAGGTGCCCACCGGGCCCATGGGTGTGTACGCTGGAAAGCTACATATGCTTGATAAAGTAAAAACTGGCAGTACTGTGGCTATTCCCAACGACCCCAGTAATCAGGCCCGCGCGCTGTTGATGCTGGCAGATTTAGGCTGGATCACCTTAAAAGCTGATATCGACCCGTTAAAGGCCAGTGAGTTTGATATTGCCGAAAACAATAAAGGCATTAAGTTGCTGATGTTGGAAGCGGCACAGCTGCCGCGTGCCCGTGCCGACGTGGATTTTGCGGTGATCAATGGTAACTATGCCGCCTCAAGCGGCATTGCCTTTACCGACGGCCTGTTTTTAGAACGTAGTTATGACTTTATTAACTGGGTAGTGGTGCGCAGCGCCGATCAAGACGCGCCCTTTGTACAAGACGTCATTGACGCCTATAACTCCACGGCCTTTAAAGACTACGCAGTTAAGCGCTTCGAGGGCTATAAATACCCTGAATCTTGGAAACCTTAG
- the moaE gene encoding molybdopterin synthase catalytic subunit MoaE, whose protein sequence is MSQTQVQVQTQVQVQTADFDMAAEYAALSESHQTGAVVTFVGKVREMNDGALVSGLTLEHYPGMTEKALHGIVEQAQARWPLLGCKVIHRVGALALGDQIVFVGVASQHRDAAFAACQFMMDYLKTQAPFWKKEQTTQGAVWVEAKDSDTQAASNWD, encoded by the coding sequence ATGAGCCAGACTCAAGTTCAGGTGCAAACTCAAGTTCAGGTGCAAACAGCTGACTTTGATATGGCCGCGGAATACGCCGCCTTAAGTGAGTCGCATCAAACCGGTGCCGTAGTGACCTTTGTCGGTAAGGTGCGTGAGATGAACGACGGCGCGCTGGTGAGTGGATTGACGCTGGAGCATTATCCGGGCATGACTGAAAAAGCACTGCACGGTATTGTTGAACAAGCCCAAGCGCGCTGGCCATTATTAGGCTGCAAAGTTATCCACCGCGTAGGAGCGTTAGCGCTGGGCGATCAAATTGTGTTTGTCGGCGTGGCCAGCCAACACAGGGACGCCGCCTTCGCTGCTTGCCAGTTCATGATGGATTACTTAAAAACCCAAGCGCCATTTTGGAAAAAAGAACAAACCACCCAAGGTGCCGTTTGGGTTGAAGCCAAAGACAGCGACACCCAAGCCGCAAGCAACTGGGATTAA
- the moaD gene encoding molybdopterin synthase sulfur carrier subunit, giving the protein MSIRVLFFAKIREQLGQDHITVADEFATVEALRLHLTAQGEPWTSALAVNKLLVGVNHTIVPLTSAIKDGDEVAFFPPVTGG; this is encoded by the coding sequence ATGAGTATTCGGGTGTTATTTTTTGCCAAAATTCGCGAGCAATTAGGCCAAGATCACATCACGGTGGCGGATGAATTTGCGACTGTGGAAGCACTGCGCCTACATTTAACGGCCCAAGGTGAGCCTTGGACCAGTGCATTGGCGGTGAATAAGCTGTTGGTGGGCGTTAATCACACCATAGTGCCGCTGACCTCAGCCATTAAAGACGGGGACGAAGTCGCCTTTTTCCCGCCGGTGACTGGGGGCTAA
- the moaC gene encoding cyclic pyranopterin monophosphate synthase MoaC, with product MSEVISELTHINASGEANMVDVSDKAVTVREARAEAWVLMAKETLALIVNGQHHKGDVFATARIAGIMAAKKTAELIPLCHPLALSKVEVQLTPNAERGGVHIQSYCKLAGQTGVEMEALTAASIAALTIYDMCKAVQKDMIIDGVRLLEKRGGKSGDFNA from the coding sequence ATGAGTGAAGTTATCAGCGAATTAACGCACATTAATGCCTCAGGCGAGGCCAACATGGTGGACGTGAGCGATAAGGCGGTGACCGTGCGTGAAGCCCGCGCCGAAGCTTGGGTATTGATGGCAAAGGAAACGTTGGCGCTGATCGTTAATGGTCAGCATCATAAAGGCGATGTGTTTGCCACCGCGCGCATCGCCGGCATTATGGCGGCCAAAAAAACCGCCGAGCTTATTCCGCTCTGTCATCCCTTAGCCTTGTCTAAGGTTGAAGTGCAGCTCACCCCTAATGCAGAACGCGGCGGAGTGCATATTCAAAGCTATTGCAAGTTAGCCGGCCAAACTGGCGTAGAAATGGAAGCGCTCACCGCTGCCTCTATCGCAGCCTTGACCATTTATGACATGTGCAAGGCGGTGCAAAAAGACATGATTATCGATGGCGTTCGCTTGTTAGAAAAGCGCGGCGGTAAGTCAGGAGATTTTAACGCATGA
- the moaB gene encoding molybdenum cofactor biosynthesis protein B: MSHADLAFVPLKIAVLTVSDTRDESTDTSGQYLVKAITQAGHQLADKAILKDDKYQLRARVSGWIASPEVQVVLITGGTGFTGRDTTPEAIAPLLDSHIDGFGELFRHLTYQELGTSTVQSRALGGLANRTAIFCLPGSTGACRTGWTGILAEQLDSRHKPCNFVQHLIEVE; this comes from the coding sequence ATGAGTCATGCCGACTTGGCTTTTGTGCCGCTAAAGATTGCCGTGTTGACCGTATCGGATACCCGTGATGAAAGCACAGATACCTCGGGCCAGTATTTGGTGAAGGCCATTACGCAAGCGGGTCATCAGTTGGCCGATAAAGCCATTCTCAAAGACGATAAATATCAGCTGCGCGCGCGCGTATCCGGCTGGATAGCCAGTCCAGAGGTACAAGTAGTGTTGATCACCGGCGGCACGGGTTTTACTGGCCGCGATACCACGCCTGAGGCAATAGCGCCGTTACTTGATAGCCACATTGATGGCTTTGGTGAATTGTTTCGCCACCTTACCTATCAAGAGCTGGGCACCTCTACCGTACAAAGCCGTGCTTTGGGGGGATTGGCCAATCGCACCGCCATTTTTTGCCTGCCAGGCTCTACCGGTGCTTGCCGTACCGGCTGGACTGGCATTTTAGCCGAGCAGTTGGACTCCCGTCATAAACCCTGCAACTTTGTGCAGCATCTTATTGAAGTAGAGTAA
- the moaA gene encoding GTP 3',8-cyclase MoaA — translation MLKLEDAFARKFQYLRLSITDVCNFKCQYCLPDGYKPEGRKSFITVAEIARLTRAFAAMGTSKVRLTGGEPSLRKDFTQIIETVANTPGIEKVAMTTNGYRMAKFAKEWRQAGLTAINVSVDSLDPRMFHQITGQNRFHEVMAGIDAAVEAGFTQVKVNAVLMRGLNDGDLGQFLGWIKHNPIQLRFIELMKTGEMDELFDRHHVRGAVIKAQLLQQGWQQKIRAFNDGPAEVFYHPDYQGEIGLIMPYSKDFCASCNRLRVSSLGKLHLCLFGDYGVDLRDLLTDDSQIGSLQQRLSDALVDKKATHFLHEGHSGMTPNLASIGG, via the coding sequence ATGTTGAAATTAGAAGATGCGTTCGCGCGCAAGTTTCAGTATCTGCGATTATCCATCACGGATGTCTGTAACTTTAAATGTCAGTATTGTTTGCCCGATGGTTATAAACCGGAGGGCCGAAAATCCTTCATCACTGTGGCAGAAATTGCCCGTCTTACCCGTGCTTTTGCCGCCATGGGCACCAGCAAGGTGCGCCTCACTGGCGGTGAGCCCTCATTACGCAAAGATTTTACCCAAATCATCGAAACCGTGGCCAATACTCCTGGTATTGAAAAAGTGGCCATGACCACTAACGGTTATCGTATGGCCAAATTTGCGAAAGAGTGGCGCCAAGCAGGACTAACTGCCATCAACGTTAGCGTGGACAGCTTAGATCCGCGCATGTTTCACCAGATCACCGGTCAAAACCGCTTTCATGAAGTGATGGCCGGCATAGATGCGGCCGTGGAGGCGGGATTTACTCAGGTGAAGGTGAACGCCGTGCTGATGCGCGGCCTCAATGACGGCGATTTAGGCCAATTTTTGGGCTGGATCAAACACAATCCCATTCAATTGCGCTTTATTGAACTGATGAAAACCGGCGAGATGGACGAGCTGTTTGACCGTCATCACGTGCGCGGTGCTGTGATCAAAGCACAGCTACTGCAACAGGGTTGGCAGCAAAAAATAAGGGCCTTTAACGATGGGCCCGCCGAGGTGTTTTATCATCCGGATTATCAAGGCGAAATTGGCCTGATCATGCCTTATAGCAAAGACTTTTGTGCCAGCTGCAATCGATTAAGAGTGTCGTCGTTAGGCAAGCTACACCTGTGCTTATTTGGTGACTACGGCGTGGACTTACGTGATTTGCTGACAGACGACAGCCAAATTGGCAGCTTACAACAGCGCTTGAGCGACGCCTTAGTGGATAAAAAAGCCACCCACTTCCTGCACGAAGGCCACAGCGGCATGACGCCAAATTTAGCATCGATTGGGGGGTAA